One Vespa velutina chromosome 9, iVesVel2.1, whole genome shotgun sequence DNA segment encodes these proteins:
- the LOC124951455 gene encoding 40S ribosomal protein S21: MEDDGGNVVDLYIPRKCSSSNRIIHAKDHASIQLTLAEVDPETGRMTDSTKMYAICGAIRRMGESDDCLVRLAKDDGILPKNF; the protein is encoded by the exons ATGGAGGACGACGGTGGTAACGTGGTTGATCTTTATATTCCCAGAAAGTG cTCATCGAGTAATCGTATTATTCACGCAAAGGATCATGCGTCTATACAATTGACTTTGGCAGAAGTAGATCCAGAAACTGGACGTATGACAGATTCTACCAAAATGTATGCGATATGCGGAGCAATCCGTCGTATG GGTGAATCGGATGATTGTTTAGTTCGCCTTGCAAAAGACGATGGAATATTACctaaaaacttttaa